The following proteins are encoded in a genomic region of Bosea beijingensis:
- the cyoC gene encoding cytochrome o ubiquinol oxidase subunit III, whose amino-acid sequence MAKAKAQAQAASVPAFYVTGDEHAHSGGSTMLGFWLYLMSDCLIFAVLFATYGVLGRNYAAGPSGADLFDLKLVAVNTAMLLFSSITYGFAMLAMDKGKQALMQRWLVVTGLFGLAFLGIELYEFAHLIREGATPMRSAFLSSFFTLVGTHGLHVTFGLIWLVVLMVQVSKRGLIEANRRRLLCLSMFWHFLDVIWIGVFTFVYLMGVLK is encoded by the coding sequence ATGGCCAAGGCGAAAGCACAGGCACAGGCCGCGAGCGTTCCGGCTTTCTACGTCACCGGGGACGAGCACGCCCATTCAGGCGGCTCGACCATGCTCGGCTTCTGGCTCTACCTGATGAGCGACTGCCTGATCTTCGCAGTCCTCTTCGCGACCTATGGCGTGCTCGGGCGCAATTACGCGGCGGGCCCATCCGGCGCCGACCTGTTCGATCTCAAGCTGGTTGCGGTCAACACGGCGATGCTGCTGTTCTCCTCGATCACCTATGGCTTCGCCATGTTGGCGATGGACAAGGGCAAGCAGGCGCTGATGCAGCGCTGGCTCGTCGTCACCGGCCTGTTCGGCCTCGCCTTCCTCGGGATCGAGCTCTACGAGTTCGCGCATCTCATCCGTGAAGGCGCCACGCCGATGCGCAGCGCCTTCCTGTCCTCCTTCTTCACGCTGGTGGGCACGCACGGCCTGCACGTCACCTTCGGCCTGATCTGGCTCGTCGTGCTGATGGTGCAGGTCTCGAAGCGAGGGCTGATCGAGGCCAATCGCCGGCGCCTTTTGTGCCTCTCGATGTTCTGGCACTTCCTCGACGTCATCTGGATCGGCGTCTTCACCTTCGTCTACCTGATGGGCGTGCTGAAATGA
- a CDS encoding DeoR/GlpR family DNA-binding transcription regulator yields the protein MWQGDRKQRIGALLETFGSVSVERLAQEFDVSHESIRRDLVALERDGRLRRVHGGAVSLPAEQDASYGARSTVRLQEKRAIALAALTLIKSGQTLFLDGGTTTAALAEELKSVPELNILTNSLQVATSMASTQHRTGSRVFLLGGAIVHEPPETGGASTINDIYRFKADLALLSPFGVDVDGAATNFFEHTAEIARAMVANSASVILIADHSKIGVTSRVRFCELDRVSAIVTDKKARRLPALAALSNVVGRVIVADG from the coding sequence ATGTGGCAAGGCGATCGAAAGCAGCGCATCGGCGCGCTTCTCGAGACATTCGGCAGCGTGTCGGTCGAGCGGCTGGCGCAGGAGTTCGATGTTTCGCACGAGTCGATCCGCCGCGATCTCGTCGCCCTAGAGCGGGACGGCCGATTGAGGCGCGTCCACGGTGGTGCGGTCAGCCTGCCTGCGGAGCAGGACGCTTCCTACGGTGCCCGTTCCACGGTCCGGCTGCAGGAAAAGCGCGCGATCGCGCTGGCCGCGCTGACGCTGATCAAAAGCGGCCAGACGCTGTTCCTCGATGGGGGAACCACGACGGCGGCTCTGGCCGAGGAATTGAAGAGCGTCCCCGAGCTCAACATTCTCACGAATTCGCTCCAGGTCGCGACGAGCATGGCCTCGACCCAGCACAGGACAGGCAGCCGCGTCTTCCTGCTCGGCGGCGCCATCGTGCATGAGCCGCCGGAGACCGGCGGCGCGTCGACGATCAACGACATCTATCGCTTCAAGGCAGACCTGGCGCTGCTGTCGCCCTTCGGCGTGGACGTGGATGGCGCGGCGACCAATTTCTTCGAGCATACCGCTGAGATCGCCCGGGCGATGGTCGCCAATTCGGCGAGCGTCATCCTGATCGCCGACCACTCCAAGATCGGCGTCACGAGCCGCGTCCGCTTCTGCGAGCTGGACCGGGTGTCGGCCATCGTGACCGACAAGAAGGCGCGGAGATTGCCGGCGCTCGCCGCGCTGTCGAATGTCGTCGGGCGCGTCATCGTCGCCGATGGCTAG
- a CDS encoding ABC transporter ATP-binding protein, whose product MGIAIEDLAVSYGGQRVIDGLALTIEPGTFFTLLGPSGCGKTTLLRTIAGFVPAERGRMRFGGTEVTHLPPHKRDIGMCFQDYALFPDKTVFDNVAYGLRARKLAESAIKPKVQAALERVGLGHLGGRHPAALSGGQRQRVALARALVIQPKVLLMDEPLSNLDAKLRLQVRETIVELQREAKITTVFVTHDREEALAMSDRIGVMNQGRLEQVGTPAQIYREPRTGYVADFVGGANIIAIETAARHAGETATIALDGAAITARAPAAIAAGKATLVARPEDILLAEPGMAGTLPGRIAHRQYLGGKTSYKVALDSGRMLAVDLQSGAHDRFEPGATVGLGFDPARTLVLAS is encoded by the coding sequence ATGGGTATCGCGATCGAGGATCTGGCCGTCTCCTATGGCGGCCAGCGCGTCATCGACGGGCTCGCGCTGACGATCGAGCCAGGCACGTTCTTCACGCTGCTCGGCCCGTCCGGCTGCGGCAAGACCACGCTCCTGCGCACCATTGCCGGCTTCGTCCCGGCCGAGCGGGGGCGTATGCGCTTCGGCGGCACCGAGGTCACGCATCTGCCGCCGCACAAGCGCGATATCGGCATGTGCTTCCAGGACTACGCGCTCTTTCCCGACAAGACCGTCTTCGACAACGTCGCCTATGGCCTGCGCGCCCGCAAGCTGGCTGAAAGCGCGATCAAGCCCAAGGTTCAGGCGGCGCTGGAACGCGTCGGCCTCGGCCATCTCGGCGGCCGTCATCCGGCCGCCCTCTCCGGCGGCCAGCGCCAGCGCGTCGCGCTCGCCCGCGCCCTCGTCATCCAGCCGAAGGTGCTGCTGATGGACGAGCCGCTCTCCAATCTCGACGCCAAGCTCCGACTGCAGGTGCGCGAGACCATCGTCGAGCTCCAGCGCGAGGCAAAGATCACCACGGTCTTCGTCACGCATGACCGGGAAGAGGCGCTCGCCATGTCCGACCGGATCGGCGTGATGAACCAGGGCCGGCTCGAGCAGGTGGGCACCCCCGCTCAGATCTATCGCGAGCCGCGCACCGGCTATGTCGCCGATTTCGTCGGCGGCGCCAACATCATCGCAATCGAGACCGCTGCCCGGCACGCCGGCGAGACCGCGACCATCGCGCTTGACGGCGCCGCGATCACGGCCCGCGCGCCCGCCGCCATCGCGGCTGGCAAAGCGACGCTGGTCGCCCGCCCCGAGGATATCCTGCTGGCTGAGCCCGGCATGGCCGGCACGCTGCCCGGCCGGATCGCGCATCGCCAGTATCTCGGCGGCAAGACCAGCTACAAGGTCGCGCTCGATAGCGGCCGCATGCTCGCGGTCGACCTGCAGAGCGGCGCGCATGACCGTTTCGAGCCCGGCGCGACTGTGGGCCTCGGCTTCGACCCCGCCCGCACGCTGGTGCTCGCGTCATGA
- a CDS encoding 4-hydroxyproline epimerase produces the protein MASHTFSCIDGHTCGNPVRLVSGGGPRLEGANMLEKRAHFLREFDWIRTGLMFEPRGHDMMSGSILYPPTRPDCDVAVLFIETSGCLPMCGHGTIGTITMGIENGLITPREPGKLSIEAPAGKVDISYRQEGRFVEEVRLTNVPGFLYAEGLTAEVEGLGEIVVDVAYGGNFYAIVEPQKNFRDMADHTAGELIGWSPKLRAALNKKYEFVHPEHPEIQGLSHIQWTGKATKPEAHARNAVFYGDKAIDRSPCGTGTSARMAQLAAKGKLAVGDEFVHESIIGSLFKGRVEAAVTVANRPAIIPSIAGWARMTGYNTIFIDDRDPFAHGFVVV, from the coding sequence ATGGCCAGCCACACCTTCTCCTGCATCGACGGCCACACCTGCGGCAATCCGGTGCGCCTCGTCTCCGGCGGAGGCCCGCGGCTCGAAGGCGCCAACATGCTGGAGAAGCGCGCGCATTTCCTGCGCGAGTTCGACTGGATCCGCACCGGCCTGATGTTCGAGCCGCGCGGGCACGACATGATGTCGGGCTCGATCCTCTATCCGCCGACCCGCCCCGATTGCGACGTCGCCGTGCTCTTCATCGAAACCTCGGGCTGCCTGCCGATGTGCGGCCACGGCACCATCGGCACCATCACCATGGGTATCGAGAACGGGCTGATCACCCCGCGCGAGCCGGGCAAGCTCTCGATCGAAGCGCCCGCCGGCAAGGTCGATATCAGCTATCGCCAGGAAGGCCGCTTCGTCGAGGAGGTCCGCCTGACCAACGTGCCGGGCTTCCTCTATGCGGAAGGCTTGACGGCGGAGGTCGAAGGCCTCGGCGAGATCGTCGTCGACGTCGCCTATGGCGGCAACTTCTATGCCATCGTCGAGCCGCAGAAGAATTTTCGGGATATGGCCGACCACACTGCCGGCGAACTGATCGGCTGGTCGCCGAAGCTGCGCGCCGCACTGAACAAGAAATACGAGTTCGTCCATCCCGAGCACCCCGAGATCCAGGGGCTCAGCCATATCCAGTGGACCGGCAAGGCGACGAAGCCGGAGGCCCATGCCCGCAACGCCGTGTTCTACGGCGACAAGGCAATCGACCGCTCGCCCTGCGGCACCGGCACCTCCGCCCGCATGGCCCAGCTCGCCGCCAAGGGGAAGCTCGCGGTCGGCGACGAGTTCGTGCATGAATCGATCATCGGCTCGCTGTTCAAGGGCCGCGTCGAGGCCGCCGTCACCGTCGCCAATCGCCCTGCGATCATCCCTTCCATCGCCGGCTGGGCGCGGATGACCGGCTACAACACCATCTTCATCGACGACCGCGACCCCTTCGCCCACGGCTTCGTCGTGGTGTAA
- a CDS encoding ABC transporter permease, with product MTRQFSSIWFWFSALALAILAVFLLYPLLNVLTGSIGSGGRNGWVTLAGDPKYFAAIVNTIVLGIAVTLTTTLIGVPLAYFTARFDFPGKGIVAVLPLVTLVIPEVIAAQTWLMMLGNNGFITRWLGARGIDMPSFYGWPGLITVMTFTYYTYIYIGTLAAIRGFDVQLEEAAQSLGTAPARSRLNVMLPVVLPSILASALLVFTLVVGNFATATILGSRVPLLSVLTYQAAVAEGGSDPVMQSTLATVSIALVMIVLFVQRWIVSRGRHEVTQGRGARPEKLRGLPGLVIGLAAGLLVIVSLLPLGSIVIGAFTVSRGPVMRWGEWTTAHVERLVKIAPDPVINTLLYSAVATAIGITFSAIVSYLIVKKRNILTPALDYLTALPLALSGTIIGIGLIMSFNTGFLPLTGTASIIVLAYIVRRLPFGIRNASSTLYNIPNSIEEASISLGVPPVSTFFKVVLPLMLPAVAAAAVLTWTTTVAELSASIIVYSGGRETMPIQIYKLIDSNLMAPASAYGLVLVAVILIPIIVATRVFKIDLFSSKS from the coding sequence ATGACCCGCCAGTTCAGCTCGATCTGGTTCTGGTTCTCCGCGCTGGCGCTGGCGATCCTGGCCGTCTTCCTGCTCTATCCGCTGCTGAACGTCCTGACCGGCTCGATCGGCAGCGGAGGCCGCAACGGCTGGGTGACCCTGGCCGGCGATCCCAAATATTTCGCGGCCATCGTCAACACCATCGTACTCGGCATCGCAGTGACGCTGACCACAACGCTGATCGGCGTGCCGCTCGCCTATTTCACCGCGCGCTTCGACTTTCCCGGCAAGGGCATCGTCGCGGTGCTGCCGCTGGTAACGCTCGTCATCCCCGAGGTCATCGCAGCCCAGACCTGGCTGATGATGCTCGGCAATAACGGCTTCATCACCCGCTGGTTAGGCGCGCGAGGCATCGACATGCCGAGCTTCTATGGCTGGCCCGGCCTGATCACGGTGATGACCTTCACCTATTACACCTACATCTATATCGGCACGCTCGCCGCCATCCGCGGCTTCGACGTCCAGCTCGAGGAGGCCGCACAGAGCCTCGGCACCGCGCCTGCCCGCTCGCGCCTCAACGTGATGCTGCCGGTGGTGCTTCCTTCGATTCTGGCGAGTGCCCTCTTGGTCTTCACGCTGGTCGTCGGCAATTTCGCGACCGCCACCATCCTCGGCAGCCGCGTGCCGCTGCTCTCGGTCCTGACCTATCAGGCCGCCGTCGCCGAGGGCGGCTCCGATCCGGTGATGCAGTCGACGCTCGCCACCGTCTCGATCGCGCTTGTCATGATCGTGCTCTTCGTCCAGCGCTGGATCGTCTCGCGCGGCCGCCACGAGGTCACCCAAGGGCGCGGCGCGCGGCCTGAGAAGCTGCGCGGCCTGCCCGGCCTCGTCATCGGGCTCGCCGCCGGGCTCCTCGTCATCGTCTCGCTGCTGCCGCTGGGCTCGATCGTGATCGGCGCCTTCACCGTCTCGCGCGGCCCGGTGATGCGCTGGGGCGAATGGACGACGGCCCATGTCGAGCGGCTTGTGAAGATCGCACCCGATCCGGTGATCAACACACTGCTCTATTCGGCCGTCGCGACCGCGATCGGCATTACCTTCTCGGCCATCGTCAGCTACCTGATCGTCAAGAAGCGCAACATCCTCACTCCTGCGCTCGACTACCTGACGGCGCTGCCGCTGGCCTTGTCCGGCACGATCATCGGCATCGGCCTGATCATGTCGTTCAACACCGGCTTCCTGCCGCTCACCGGCACGGCCAGCATCATCGTGCTCGCCTATATCGTGCGCCGCCTGCCCTTCGGCATCCGCAACGCGTCCTCGACGCTCTACAACATCCCGAACTCGATCGAGGAGGCCTCGATCAGCCTCGGCGTGCCGCCGGTCTCGACCTTCTTCAAGGTCGTTCTGCCCTTGATGCTGCCGGCCGTCGCCGCCGCGGCCGTGCTGACCTGGACGACCACGGTCGCCGAGCTTTCGGCTTCGATCATCGTCTATTCCGGCGGCCGCGAGACCATGCCGATCCAGATCTACAAGCTGATCGACTCCAATCTGATGGCCCCGGCCTCGGCCTATGGCCTCGTGCTGGTCGCCGTGATCCTGATCCCGATCATCGTCGCGACCCGCGTCTTCAAGATCGACCTTTTTTCGTCGAAGAGCTGA
- the cyoD gene encoding cytochrome o ubiquinol oxidase subunit IV — translation MSGSQNHAETHGAHDDHAPHGSLRGYVTGFLLSVVLTAIPFWLVMNDVLGNATLTAIVIMAFAAVQIVVHMVYFLHMNGRSEGGWNMMGLIFTLVIVAIVLAGSLWVMFHLNTNMMPDMHRM, via the coding sequence ATGAGCGGTAGCCAGAACCACGCCGAAACCCATGGTGCGCATGACGACCATGCTCCGCATGGCAGCCTGCGCGGCTATGTCACCGGCTTCCTGCTATCGGTCGTCCTGACCGCGATCCCGTTCTGGCTCGTGATGAACGACGTGCTGGGCAATGCGACGCTGACGGCGATCGTGATCATGGCCTTCGCCGCCGTGCAGATCGTCGTCCACATGGTCTATTTCCTGCATATGAACGGCCGCTCCGAAGGCGGCTGGAACATGATGGGGCTGATCTTCACCCTCGTCATCGTGGCGATCGTGCTCGCCGGCTCGCTCTGGGTGATGTTCCATCTCAATACGAACATGATGCCGGACATGCATAGAATGTAA
- a CDS encoding inositol monophosphatase family protein encodes MRAGNDQNEWLAFALRLAAESGTILREGATARPDVEVKPDKSFVTALDARIERRMREMLADRFPSHGIIGEEEAPSDGDADLVWVLDPIDGTAAFIAGLPVYGSLIALMKEGEPILGIIDHPVTGDRWIGVKGRPTTHNGRPCRTRVCGALVEAILSASNPDFFDAEETPALDAMRAATAWRIWGGACMSFGLLASGRTDAAFDTRLKLWDFAPFRPIIEGAGGVITDWEGQPITRDTGKRIMAAGDPARHREMLRLVETAMNR; translated from the coding sequence ATGCGCGCCGGGAACGATCAGAACGAATGGCTGGCTTTCGCCCTCCGCCTTGCCGCAGAGAGCGGCACGATCCTGCGCGAGGGCGCGACTGCCCGCCCCGATGTCGAGGTCAAACCGGATAAGAGCTTCGTCACCGCGCTCGATGCCCGCATCGAGCGGCGCATGCGCGAGATGCTCGCCGACCGCTTTCCCAGCCACGGTATCATCGGCGAGGAGGAGGCTCCCTCCGATGGCGACGCCGATCTGGTCTGGGTACTCGATCCCATCGACGGCACCGCCGCCTTCATTGCTGGCCTGCCGGTCTACGGCTCCCTGATCGCCCTGATGAAGGAAGGCGAGCCGATCCTGGGGATCATCGACCACCCGGTCACCGGCGATCGCTGGATCGGGGTCAAGGGCCGCCCGACCACGCATAACGGCCGTCCCTGCCGCACCCGCGTCTGTGGCGCGCTCGTGGAAGCCATTCTCTCGGCCAGCAATCCCGATTTCTTCGACGCGGAAGAGACCCCGGCGCTCGACGCCATGCGCGCCGCGACCGCGTGGCGCATCTGGGGCGGCGCCTGCATGAGCTTTGGCCTGCTCGCGAGTGGACGCACCGATGCAGCCTTCGACACGCGACTGAAGCTGTGGGATTTCGCGCCTTTCCGCCCGATCATCGAAGGCGCCGGCGGCGTCATCACTGATTGGGAAGGGCAGCCGATCACTCGCGACACGGGCAAGCGCATAATGGCGGCCGGCGACCCGGCCCGCCACCGCGAGATGCTGCGGCTGGTCGAGACCGCCATGAACCGCTAA
- a CDS encoding SURF1 family protein, with translation MPVDAGGRTRRGLARFAFATALGLFALIFAGLGFWQVERRSWKLDLIARVEGRIHATPVAAPEPDAWTGIGRASEYRRVALQGRYLDAPETLTMAVTERGPGFWVLAPFRSDAGFTVLVNRGFVPEGQRGASERRAAGTADTKVVGLLRLSEPGGGFLRSNDAAAGRWYSRDVAAIAGVRSLGAVAPYFVDADVASEPGPLPQGGMTQVSFRNTHLIYALTWFCLALMSAGAAIFLIRRGGDEAP, from the coding sequence ATGCCGGTGGATGCGGGCGGGCGAACGCGTCGTGGCTTGGCCCGTTTCGCCTTCGCGACCGCTCTTGGCCTGTTCGCGCTGATCTTCGCAGGGCTCGGCTTCTGGCAGGTCGAACGCCGGAGCTGGAAGCTCGACCTGATCGCCCGCGTCGAGGGGCGGATCCATGCGACACCTGTCGCGGCGCCTGAGCCTGATGCCTGGACCGGCATCGGCCGTGCCAGCGAGTACCGCCGCGTGGCGTTGCAGGGGCGTTACCTGGATGCGCCGGAGACGCTGACCATGGCGGTGACCGAACGCGGGCCCGGTTTCTGGGTCCTGGCGCCGTTCCGCAGCGACGCCGGCTTCACCGTGCTGGTCAATCGCGGCTTCGTGCCGGAGGGGCAGCGCGGGGCGAGCGAGCGGCGTGCGGCAGGAACCGCGGACACGAAGGTGGTCGGCCTGCTGCGGCTGAGCGAGCCCGGCGGCGGCTTCCTTCGCAGCAATGATGCCGCGGCCGGCCGCTGGTATTCGCGAGATGTCGCCGCGATCGCGGGCGTGCGCAGCTTGGGTGCGGTCGCGCCCTATTTCGTCGATGCCGACGTCGCGTCCGAGCCTGGTCCCCTGCCGCAGGGCGGCATGACCCAGGTCAGCTTCCGCAACACGCATCTGATCTATGCGCTGACCTGGTTCTGCCTGGCCCTGATGAGCGCGGGCGCCGCGATCTTCCTGATCCGCCGGGGAGGGGATGAGGCGCCGTGA
- a CDS encoding extracellular solute-binding protein — MKGTTMNHLIDRRTMLAGLAGMAAAPAFAQSASGTVVVYTSNNAQSVDAVLGVAKEKQPNLKISTITGGSGQLLRRIEAEAAKPQADIFWSSSANTLGAFKQLFEPYASPDASAIPAALRHPENLWTASNVHLVVAMINKNQLGGKPAPKTWKDLVDPAFKGKIIIADPANSSTAFTILWGVDKLMGPDGLKALAANLTVSSAASTVLRAVGQGEYAMGLTFESNAYAYVAGGQREISLLYPAEGTFLTPEFQVLVKGAPAGAAAKAAYDLMLSKEAQIALLENAFRRPSRSDIDVSKHVELPAMESVKVFAIDEEEAAAKRDEFLKRWQSYGTSTK, encoded by the coding sequence ATGAAAGGAACGACCATGAACCACCTGATCGACCGCCGCACCATGCTCGCCGGCCTCGCCGGCATGGCCGCCGCGCCCGCCTTCGCGCAGAGCGCCTCGGGCACCGTCGTGGTCTACACCTCCAACAACGCGCAATCCGTCGATGCCGTACTCGGCGTTGCCAAGGAGAAGCAGCCCAACCTGAAGATCAGCACGATCACCGGCGGCTCGGGCCAGCTGCTGCGCCGCATCGAGGCCGAGGCCGCCAAGCCGCAGGCCGACATCTTCTGGAGCTCCAGCGCCAACACGCTCGGCGCCTTCAAGCAGCTCTTCGAGCCCTATGCCTCCCCGGACGCCTCGGCCATTCCGGCGGCGCTGCGCCATCCGGAGAACCTCTGGACAGCCTCGAACGTCCATCTCGTCGTGGCGATGATCAACAAGAACCAGCTCGGCGGGAAGCCGGCGCCGAAGACCTGGAAGGACCTGGTCGACCCCGCCTTCAAGGGCAAGATCATCATCGCCGACCCCGCCAACAGCTCGACCGCCTTCACCATCCTCTGGGGCGTCGACAAGCTGATGGGCCCTGACGGCCTCAAGGCGCTCGCCGCGAACCTGACCGTCTCCAGCGCCGCCTCGACGGTTCTGCGCGCCGTCGGCCAGGGCGAATACGCCATGGGCCTCACCTTCGAGTCGAACGCCTATGCCTATGTCGCGGGCGGCCAGCGCGAGATCTCGCTGCTCTATCCGGCCGAGGGCACGTTCTTGACGCCGGAATTCCAGGTGTTGGTCAAGGGCGCCCCGGCCGGCGCCGCCGCCAAGGCGGCCTATGATCTGATGCTGTCGAAGGAAGCCCAGATCGCTCTGCTGGAGAACGCGTTCCGCCGCCCGAGCCGCAGCGATATCGACGTCTCCAAGCATGTCGAACTGCCGGCCATGGAAAGCGTCAAGGTCTTCGCCATCGACGAGGAGGAAGCCGCCGCCAAGCGCGACGAATTCCTCAAGCGCTGGCAGTCCTACGGCACGTCGACGAAGTAG
- the cyoB gene encoding cytochrome o ubiquinol oxidase subunit I, which produces MTYPDWWKLIFGRFTLEAIPYHEPILIGTFAAVLLGGLALVAVVTRYRLWGYLWHEWFTSVDHKKIGIMYMILGVIMLLRGFADALMMRGQQAIAFAGNEGYLPPHHYDQIFTAHGVIMIFFVAMPFVTGLMNYVVPLQIGARDVAFPFLNNFSFWMTVGGAVLVMASLFVGEFAKVGWLAYPPLSGAAYSPGVGMDYYLWALQIAGVGTTLSGVNLIATIVKMRAPGMDMMKMPVFTWTSLCTNVLIVATFPILAATLALLTLDRYVGTNFFTNDLGGNPMMYVNLIWIWGHPEVYILILPIFGVYSEVASTFCGKRLFGYASMVYATVVITILSYLVWLHHFFTMGSGASVNSFFGITTMIISIPTGAKIFNWLFTMYRGRIRFELPMLWLLAFMITFVIGGMTGVMLAVPPADFVLHNSLFLIAHFHNVIIGGVVFGVFAGIAYWFPKAFGFKLDKFWGLLSFWFWVIGFYVAFMPLYVLGLMGVTRRLSRFEDPSLQIWFVIAAFGAVLIAFGILCFLIQIAVSIVRREKLSDATGDPWDGRTLEWSTSSPPPAYNFAFTPIVHDLDAWADMKKRGYRRPLGGFRPIHMPRNTGAGVIIAGLATVCGFALIWYIWWLAALTFVGVVATAIAHSFNYDRDFHIPADDVVREEDARSRQLGRA; this is translated from the coding sequence ATGACCTATCCCGACTGGTGGAAGCTGATCTTCGGCCGCTTCACCCTCGAGGCGATTCCCTATCACGAGCCGATCCTGATCGGGACCTTCGCGGCCGTGCTTCTCGGCGGCCTCGCCCTCGTCGCTGTCGTCACCCGTTACAGGCTCTGGGGCTATCTCTGGCACGAGTGGTTCACCAGTGTGGACCACAAGAAGATCGGGATCATGTACATGATCCTCGGCGTCATCATGCTGCTGCGCGGCTTCGCCGATGCGCTGATGATGCGCGGCCAGCAGGCGATCGCCTTTGCCGGCAACGAGGGCTACCTGCCGCCGCATCATTACGACCAGATCTTCACGGCGCATGGCGTGATCATGATCTTCTTCGTGGCGATGCCCTTCGTCACCGGCCTGATGAATTATGTCGTGCCGCTGCAGATCGGCGCACGTGACGTCGCCTTCCCCTTCCTCAATAATTTCTCGTTCTGGATGACGGTCGGCGGCGCCGTGCTGGTGATGGCCTCGCTCTTCGTCGGCGAGTTCGCCAAGGTCGGCTGGCTTGCCTATCCGCCGCTCTCGGGGGCCGCCTATTCGCCCGGGGTGGGCATGGACTACTACCTCTGGGCCCTGCAGATCGCGGGCGTAGGCACGACGTTATCGGGCGTCAACCTGATCGCGACCATCGTGAAGATGCGCGCGCCCGGCATGGACATGATGAAGATGCCGGTCTTCACCTGGACGTCGCTCTGCACCAACGTGCTGATCGTCGCGACCTTCCCGATCCTGGCGGCGACGCTCGCCCTGCTGACGCTCGACCGCTATGTCGGCACCAATTTCTTCACGAACGATCTCGGCGGCAACCCGATGATGTACGTGAACCTGATCTGGATCTGGGGTCACCCGGAGGTCTACATCCTGATCCTGCCGATCTTCGGGGTCTATTCCGAGGTGGCCTCGACCTTCTGCGGCAAGCGCCTCTTCGGCTATGCCTCGATGGTCTATGCGACCGTGGTGATCACCATTCTGTCTTATCTCGTCTGGCTGCACCATTTCTTCACGATGGGCTCGGGCGCGAGCGTGAACTCGTTCTTCGGCATCACGACGATGATCATCTCGATCCCGACGGGGGCGAAGATCTTCAACTGGCTGTTCACGATGTATCGCGGGCGCATACGCTTCGAACTGCCGATGCTGTGGCTGCTTGCCTTCATGATCACCTTCGTCATCGGCGGCATGACCGGCGTGATGCTGGCGGTGCCGCCAGCCGATTTCGTGCTGCATAACAGCCTGTTCCTGATCGCCCATTTCCACAACGTCATCATCGGCGGCGTGGTCTTCGGCGTCTTCGCCGGCATCGCCTACTGGTTCCCCAAGGCCTTCGGCTTCAAGCTCGACAAGTTCTGGGGCCTGCTCTCGTTCTGGTTCTGGGTGATCGGCTTCTACGTCGCCTTCATGCCGCTCTATGTGCTCGGCCTGATGGGCGTGACGCGGCGTCTCAGCCGGTTCGAGGACCCGTCGCTGCAGATCTGGTTCGTGATCGCGGCTTTCGGCGCCGTGCTGATCGCCTTCGGCATCCTCTGCTTCCTCATCCAGATCGCCGTCAGCATCGTCAGGCGCGAGAAGCTCAGCGACGCGACCGGCGACCCGTGGGACGGGCGGACGCTGGAATGGTCGACCTCGTCGCCGCCACCGGCCTACAATTTCGCGTTCACGCCGATCGTGCATGACCTCGATGCCTGGGCCGACATGAAGAAGCGCGGCTACCGGCGCCCGCTCGGCGGCTTCAGGCCGATCCACATGCCCCGGAATACGGGTGCCGGCGTCATCATCGCCGGGCTCGCGACGGTCTGCGGCTTCGCGCTGATCTGGTACATCTGGTGGCTGGCGGCGCTGACCTTCGTCGGCGTCGTCGCGACCGCGATCGCGCATAGCTTCAATTACGACCGCGACTTCCATATTCCCGCCGACGATGTCGTGCGGGAGGAGGACGCGCGCAGCCGACAGCTCGGACGGGCCTGA